A stretch of the Streptomyces sp. NBC_00654 genome encodes the following:
- a CDS encoding 1-acyl-sn-glycerol-3-phosphate acyltransferase yields MSRLTVIKAVLGPILRLMFRPQVEGAKNIPGTGPVILAGNHLTFIDSMIMPICCDRPVFYIGKDEYVTGKGFKGRLMAWFFTGCGMIPVDRDGGRGGVAALMTGRRVLDEGHAFAIYPEGTRSPDGRLYRGRTGIARLTLMTGAPVVPFAMIGTDKLQPGGAGLPRPGKVTVRFGEPMEFSRYEGMDRDRYVLRAVTDSVMAEVMRLSGQEYVDMYATKAKAA; encoded by the coding sequence TTGTCCCGACTCACGGTCATCAAGGCAGTGCTCGGACCGATCCTGCGCCTGATGTTCCGCCCGCAGGTGGAAGGCGCGAAGAACATCCCCGGGACCGGGCCGGTGATCCTCGCGGGCAACCACCTCACGTTCATCGACTCGATGATCATGCCGATCTGCTGCGACCGGCCGGTGTTCTACATCGGCAAGGACGAGTACGTCACGGGCAAGGGGTTCAAGGGCCGCCTGATGGCCTGGTTCTTCACCGGCTGCGGCATGATCCCGGTGGACCGGGACGGCGGACGCGGCGGCGTGGCGGCGCTGATGACCGGGCGCCGGGTGCTGGACGAGGGCCATGCCTTCGCGATCTACCCGGAGGGCACCCGCTCCCCCGACGGCCGCCTCTACCGGGGCCGTACGGGAATCGCCCGGCTGACGCTGATGACGGGCGCGCCGGTGGTGCCGTTCGCGATGATCGGCACGGACAAGCTCCAGCCCGGCGGCGCCGGACTGCCCCGTCCGGGCAAGGTCACGGTGCGCTTCGGTGAGCCGATGGAGTTCTCGCGCTACGAGGGCATGGACCGCGACCGCTATGTGCTCCGGGCGGTGACGGACTCGGTGATGGCCGAGGTGATGCGGCTGTCCGGCCAGGAGTACGTCGACATGTACGCCACGAAGGCCAAGGCCGCCTGA
- a CDS encoding MFS transporter, producing the protein MTSIDQHQETVDVVRRPGRWIALAVLVLAVLLVAVDATVLGLATPFLSEDLEPTGTQLLWIGDVYSFVIAGLLVSMGSLGDRIGRKKLLLIGAVAFGAVSVLNAYAHTPEMMILARALLGVAGATLMPSTLALIRNLFHDPRERSLAIGIWGAMASAGAAVGPVVGGFLLEHFWWGSVFLINLPVMAVLVVVGIKLIPESKNPAPGPWDLMSVALSLIGMIGVVYAIKEVAAHGASWEVGAAAVIGVAALAWFIRRQLKLPAPLLDMRLFHHRGFSGAVLADLLTILGLSGLVFFLSQFLQLVQGRGPLEAGLAELPAAIGAVTAGLLAGFAARRFSVRSVVSGGLAAVGLALASVTLLSKDTGYPMLGGMLLVVGVGAGFAFTVTADVILSSVPKEQAGSASAVSETAYELGAALGIALLGSIVTGVYQDFVTPQGIPSDTAAAAHESLGGAVEAAGGLPAGQADPLISVAQESFVEGLQLAAGVGASVLLATAVAAWFLLRGQKLEEGIEHP; encoded by the coding sequence ATGACCAGCATCGACCAGCACCAGGAAACCGTGGACGTGGTACGCCGCCCCGGGCGGTGGATCGCCCTGGCCGTGCTCGTGCTCGCGGTGCTGCTGGTGGCCGTCGACGCCACCGTGCTCGGCCTCGCGACCCCGTTCCTCAGCGAGGACCTCGAACCGACCGGCACCCAGCTGCTCTGGATCGGCGACGTCTACTCCTTCGTCATCGCCGGACTCCTCGTCTCCATGGGCAGCCTCGGTGACCGCATCGGCCGCAAGAAGCTGCTGCTGATCGGCGCCGTCGCGTTCGGCGCGGTCTCCGTGCTCAACGCGTACGCGCACACCCCGGAGATGATGATCCTGGCCCGAGCGCTGCTCGGTGTCGCGGGCGCCACCCTGATGCCGTCCACCCTGGCCCTGATCCGCAACCTCTTCCACGACCCGCGCGAACGCAGCCTCGCCATCGGTATCTGGGGTGCCATGGCCTCCGCGGGTGCGGCGGTCGGCCCCGTCGTCGGCGGATTCCTCCTCGAACACTTTTGGTGGGGCTCGGTCTTCCTCATCAACCTGCCCGTCATGGCGGTGCTCGTGGTCGTCGGCATCAAGCTGATCCCCGAGTCGAAGAACCCGGCACCGGGCCCCTGGGACCTGATGAGCGTCGCGCTCTCCCTGATCGGCATGATCGGAGTCGTGTACGCCATCAAGGAGGTGGCCGCGCACGGGGCGAGCTGGGAGGTCGGAGCGGCGGCCGTCATCGGCGTCGCCGCGCTCGCCTGGTTCATCCGCCGGCAGCTGAAGCTGCCCGCGCCCCTGCTGGACATGCGGCTCTTCCACCACCGGGGCTTCTCCGGCGCGGTCCTCGCCGATCTGCTGACCATCCTCGGCCTGTCCGGGCTGGTCTTCTTCCTCTCCCAGTTCCTGCAACTGGTCCAGGGCCGAGGCCCGCTGGAAGCCGGGCTCGCCGAACTGCCCGCGGCCATCGGCGCGGTGACCGCGGGTCTGCTGGCCGGATTCGCGGCCCGCCGATTCTCGGTCCGCTCCGTGGTCTCCGGCGGACTCGCGGCGGTCGGCCTGGCCCTGGCGTCCGTGACCCTGCTCAGCAAGGACACCGGATACCCGATGCTCGGCGGCATGCTGCTGGTCGTCGGCGTCGGTGCCGGGTTCGCCTTCACCGTCACCGCCGACGTCATCCTCTCCAGCGTGCCGAAGGAGCAGGCCGGCTCCGCGTCCGCCGTCTCCGAAACGGCGTACGAACTCGGCGCCGCCCTCGGTATCGCGCTGCTCGGCTCCATCGTCACCGGGGTCTACCAGGACTTCGTGACCCCGCAGGGCATCCCCTCCGACACGGCGGCGGCCGCCCATGAATCCCTGGGCGGTGCCGTCGAAGCGGCCGGCGGCCTGCCCGCCGGGCAGGCGGATCCCCTGATCTCGGTGGCCCAGGAGTCGTTCGTCGAGGGGCTGCAGCTCGCCGCGGGGGTCGGTGCCTCGGTGCTCCTGGCCACCGCGGTCGCCGCCTGGTTCCTGCTGCGGGGCCAGAAGCTGGAGGAGGGCATCGAGCACCCGTAA
- a CDS encoding TetR/AcrR family transcriptional regulator, whose translation MTLDREQVLRSAATLLTHKSTATMDEVAKAAGIGRATLHRHFAGRDALVKALEDLGIREFEAALDAAALDEGTSEEGLRRLVAAVEPGAGLLSFLVNENQLFEGDEVHEGWNRLDARVSAFFRRGQERGEFRIDLTPAWLTEALYGLIGTGAWSVQTGRVAAQDFQYMIVELLLGGARRSVKQ comes from the coding sequence ATGACTCTCGACCGTGAGCAGGTGCTGCGCAGTGCCGCCACCCTGCTGACCCACAAATCCACCGCCACCATGGACGAGGTCGCCAAGGCGGCCGGCATCGGCCGCGCCACCCTCCACCGCCACTTCGCGGGGCGGGACGCGCTGGTGAAGGCGTTGGAGGACCTCGGGATCCGGGAATTCGAAGCGGCCCTGGATGCCGCCGCCCTCGACGAGGGCACCTCGGAGGAGGGGCTGCGCCGCCTTGTCGCGGCCGTCGAGCCCGGAGCCGGACTGCTGTCCTTTCTCGTCAACGAGAACCAGCTCTTCGAGGGCGACGAGGTCCACGAGGGCTGGAACCGGCTCGATGCCAGGGTCTCCGCCTTCTTCCGGCGCGGTCAGGAGCGCGGCGAGTTCCGTATCGACCTCACCCCGGCCTGGCTGACCGAGGCCCTCTACGGGCTCATCGGCACCGGCGCCTGGTCCGTCCAGACGGGACGGGTGGCCGCACAAGACTTCCAGTACATGATCGTCGAGCTGCTGCTCGGCGGAGCACGGCGGAGCGTGAAGCAATGA
- a CDS encoding aldo/keto reductase, which produces MPFAALAAATTPTAHIGLGLAAVGRPGYINLHRDRDLPADRGVDALRARTHELLDAAYAQGVRYFDAARSYGRSEEFLAGWLTAHPDATDVVVGSKWGYTYTAGWSVDAEAHEVKDHGLAMYERQRAETRELLGDRLDLYQIHSVTADSPALGDKELHARLAALAAEGVTVGLSTSGPGQADAIRAALAVTVDGEPLFRTVQATFNALETSAAGALAEAHDAGLTVIVKEGMANGRLAGTDAPAVIREIADEEGLGSDAVALALILHQPWAGVVLSGAATVDQLAGNLHAAVVDLDEERRDRLDALVEEPEAYWRHRSALPWS; this is translated from the coding sequence ATGCCCTTCGCCGCACTGGCCGCCGCGACGACCCCGACCGCTCACATCGGGCTCGGCCTCGCCGCCGTCGGCAGGCCCGGCTACATCAATCTGCACCGCGACCGGGACCTGCCCGCCGACCGCGGTGTCGACGCCCTGCGCGCCCGTACCCATGAGCTGCTGGACGCCGCCTACGCCCAGGGCGTGCGCTACTTCGACGCGGCCCGCTCCTACGGCCGGTCCGAGGAGTTCCTCGCGGGCTGGCTGACCGCGCACCCCGATGCCACGGACGTCGTCGTCGGCAGCAAATGGGGCTACACCTACACCGCGGGCTGGAGCGTCGACGCCGAGGCGCACGAGGTCAAGGACCACGGCCTGGCCATGTACGAACGCCAGCGCGCCGAGACCCGTGAACTCCTCGGGGACCGGCTCGACCTCTACCAGATCCACTCGGTGACCGCCGACAGCCCGGCGCTGGGCGACAAGGAGCTGCACGCACGGCTCGCCGCGCTCGCCGCCGAGGGCGTCACCGTCGGCCTCTCCACCAGCGGCCCCGGCCAGGCCGACGCGATCCGGGCCGCCCTCGCCGTCACGGTCGACGGCGAACCCCTCTTCCGTACCGTCCAGGCCACCTTCAACGCGCTGGAGACCTCGGCCGCGGGGGCGCTCGCCGAGGCCCATGACGCCGGGCTCACCGTGATCGTCAAGGAGGGCATGGCCAACGGCCGCCTCGCCGGGACCGACGCCCCCGCCGTGATCCGGGAGATCGCCGACGAGGAGGGCCTGGGCAGCGACGCGGTCGCCCTCGCGCTGATCCTGCACCAGCCCTGGGCCGGCGTCGTCCTCTCCGGCGCGGCCACCGTGGACCAGCTCGCCGGGAATCTGCACGCCGCGGTGGTCGACCTCGACGAGGAGCGGCGTGACCGGCTCGACGCCCTGGTGGAGGAGCCCGAGGCGTACTGGCGCCACCGCTCGGCACTGCCCTGGAGCTGA
- the argH gene encoding argininosuccinate lyase → MSNGTGNGNGDVRLWGARFADGPAEALAKLSASVHFDWRLAPYDIAGSRAHARVLNKAGLLTEDELTRMTEGLDRLEADVADGSFTGTIADEDVHTALERGLLERLGPDLGGKLRAGRSRNDQIATLFRMYLRDHARIIGGLIAELQDALVGLAEAHPDVAMPGRTHLQHAQPVLFAHHVLAHAQSLTRDAERLRQWDERTAVSPYGSGALAGSSLGLDPEAVAADLGFEHGSVANSIDGTASRDFVAEFAFITAMIGVNLSRIAEEVIIWNTKEFSFVTLHDAFSTGSSIMPQKKNPDIAELARGKSGRLIGNLTGLMATLKALPLAYNRDLQEDKEPVFDSCDQLEVLLPAFTGMMATLTVNRERMEELAPAGFSLATDIAEWLVKQGVPFRVAHEVAGECVKECERHGIELDQLTDEQFEKISAHLTPEVRTVLNVKGALASRSGRGGTAPSAVAVQLAEVKADLAAQHAWATARR, encoded by the coding sequence GTGAGCAACGGCACCGGCAACGGCAACGGCGATGTACGCCTCTGGGGCGCCCGCTTCGCCGACGGCCCGGCCGAGGCGCTGGCCAAGCTGTCCGCGTCCGTCCACTTCGACTGGCGGCTCGCGCCGTACGACATCGCCGGCTCCCGCGCCCACGCGCGTGTCCTCAACAAGGCGGGACTGCTCACCGAGGACGAGCTGACCCGGATGACCGAGGGCCTGGACCGGCTGGAGGCCGATGTCGCCGACGGGTCCTTCACCGGGACCATCGCCGACGAGGACGTCCACACGGCACTGGAGCGGGGGCTGCTGGAGCGCCTGGGCCCGGATCTCGGCGGCAAGCTGCGGGCCGGCCGTTCCCGCAACGACCAGATCGCCACGCTCTTCCGGATGTACCTGCGCGACCACGCCCGGATCATCGGCGGCCTGATCGCCGAGCTCCAGGACGCCCTGGTGGGCCTGGCGGAGGCGCACCCGGACGTGGCGATGCCCGGCCGTACACACCTCCAGCACGCCCAGCCCGTCCTCTTCGCCCACCATGTGCTGGCCCATGCGCAGTCCCTGACCCGGGACGCCGAGCGGCTGCGCCAGTGGGACGAGCGGACCGCCGTGTCCCCCTACGGTTCCGGCGCGCTCGCCGGGTCCTCGCTCGGACTCGACCCGGAGGCGGTCGCCGCCGACCTCGGCTTCGAGCACGGTTCGGTGGCCAACTCCATCGACGGCACGGCCTCGCGGGACTTCGTCGCCGAGTTCGCCTTCATCACCGCGATGATCGGCGTCAACCTCTCCCGGATCGCGGAGGAGGTCATCATCTGGAACACGAAGGAGTTCTCCTTCGTCACCCTGCACGACGCCTTCTCCACCGGCTCCTCGATCATGCCGCAGAAGAAGAACCCCGACATCGCCGAGCTGGCGCGCGGGAAGTCCGGCCGCCTCATCGGCAATCTGACCGGCCTGATGGCCACGCTGAAGGCCCTGCCGCTCGCCTACAACCGCGACCTCCAGGAGGACAAGGAGCCGGTCTTCGACTCCTGCGACCAGCTCGAAGTCCTGCTGCCCGCCTTCACCGGCATGATGGCCACCCTCACCGTCAACCGCGAGCGCATGGAGGAGCTGGCCCCGGCCGGCTTCTCGCTCGCCACCGACATCGCCGAGTGGCTGGTCAAGCAGGGCGTGCCGTTCCGCGTCGCGCACGAGGTCGCGGGCGAGTGCGTCAAGGAGTGCGAGCGGCACGGCATCGAGCTGGACCAGCTCACCGACGAGCAGTTCGAGAAGATCTCCGCGCATCTGACCCCGGAGGTCCGCACCGTCCTCAATGTGAAGGGCGCCCTCGCCTCCCGCAGCGGCCGGGGCGGTACGGCTCCCTCGGCCGTCGCCGTACAGCTCGCCGAGGTGAAGGCGGACCTGGCGGCCCAGCACGCCTGGGCGACCGCGCGGCGGTAG
- a CDS encoding argininosuccinate synthase produces the protein MTERVVLAYSGGLDTSVAIGWIAEETGAEVIAVAVDVGQGGEDLDVIRKRALACGAVEAEVADAKDEFAEEYCLPAIKANALYMDRYPLVSALSRPTIVKHLVAAAKKHDAGIVAHGCTGKGNDQVRFEAGISALGPDLKCIAPVRDYAMTRDKAIAFCEEKNLPIATTKKSPYSIDQNVFGRAVETGFLEDIWNAPIEDIYEYTENPAAVREADEVVISFKEGVPVAIDGRPVTVLQAIQQLNERAGAQGIGRIDIVEDRLVGIKSREVYEAPGAIALITAHQELENVTVERELARYKRQVEQRWGEMVYDGLWFSPLKRALDGFINEANQHVTGDIRMTLHAGRAVVTGRRSEESLYDFNLATYDSGDTFDQSKAQGFIEIFGLSSKIAAKRDLA, from the coding sequence GTGACCGAGCGCGTCGTACTCGCCTACTCGGGCGGCCTGGACACCTCCGTCGCCATCGGCTGGATCGCCGAGGAGACGGGCGCCGAGGTCATCGCCGTTGCCGTGGACGTCGGCCAGGGCGGCGAGGACCTGGACGTCATCCGCAAGCGCGCGCTCGCCTGCGGTGCCGTCGAAGCCGAGGTCGCGGACGCGAAGGACGAGTTCGCCGAGGAGTACTGCCTCCCGGCGATCAAGGCCAACGCCCTCTACATGGACCGCTACCCGCTGGTCTCCGCCCTCTCCCGGCCGACCATCGTCAAGCACCTCGTCGCCGCCGCCAAGAAGCACGACGCCGGCATCGTCGCCCACGGCTGCACCGGCAAGGGCAACGACCAGGTCCGCTTCGAGGCCGGCATCTCGGCCCTCGGCCCCGATCTGAAGTGCATCGCCCCGGTCCGCGACTACGCGATGACCCGGGACAAGGCGATCGCCTTCTGCGAGGAGAAGAACCTCCCGATCGCGACCACCAAGAAGTCCCCGTACTCCATCGACCAGAACGTCTTCGGGCGCGCCGTCGAGACGGGCTTCCTGGAGGACATCTGGAACGCGCCGATCGAGGACATCTACGAGTACACGGAGAACCCGGCCGCCGTCCGCGAGGCCGACGAGGTCGTCATCTCCTTCAAGGAGGGCGTGCCGGTCGCCATCGACGGCCGGCCCGTCACCGTGCTCCAGGCGATCCAGCAGCTCAACGAGCGGGCCGGCGCCCAGGGCATCGGCCGGATCGACATCGTCGAGGACCGGCTCGTGGGCATCAAGTCCCGCGAGGTGTACGAGGCTCCGGGCGCCATCGCCCTGATCACCGCGCACCAGGAGCTGGAGAACGTCACCGTCGAGCGCGAACTGGCCCGCTACAAGCGGCAGGTCGAGCAGCGCTGGGGCGAGATGGTCTACGACGGCCTGTGGTTCTCCCCGCTCAAGCGCGCCCTGGACGGCTTCATCAACGAGGCCAACCAGCACGTCACCGGCGACATCCGGATGACCCTGCACGCCGGCCGCGCCGTCGTCACGGGCCGCCGGTCCGAGGAGTCGCTGTACGACTTCAACCTCGCCACCTACGACTCGGGCGACACGTTCGACCAGTCCAAGGCGCAGGGCTTCATCGAGATCTTCGGCCTCTCGTCGAAGATCGCCGCCAAGCGTGACCTGGCCTGA
- a CDS encoding pyridoxamine 5'-phosphate oxidase family protein: MGKTHERIEGRLRAFIEAQHIFFTATAPLDSDGTVNLSPKGVSGSFAVIDETTVAYLDFAGSNAETIAHLRENGRITLMWCAFQGPPNIVRVHGRGEPVFRDDPRFNGLLTHFPGVDTAPHGLRAVILVRAELIRDTCGFAVPHLSYDEDRTLHADRFRREDDESLSAYFEKKQDIATSIDGLPGLPLPLPPMTPRPEAPEPAPPAR; the protein is encoded by the coding sequence ATGGGAAAAACACATGAACGCATCGAAGGACGGCTGAGAGCCTTCATCGAGGCACAGCACATCTTCTTCACCGCGACCGCTCCCCTGGACTCCGACGGCACCGTCAACCTCTCCCCGAAGGGCGTCAGCGGTTCGTTCGCCGTCATCGACGAAACGACCGTGGCGTACCTGGACTTCGCCGGGAGCAACGCGGAGACCATCGCCCACCTCCGCGAGAACGGGCGCATCACGCTGATGTGGTGCGCCTTCCAGGGGCCTCCGAACATCGTGCGGGTGCACGGCCGCGGGGAGCCGGTCTTCCGGGACGACCCGCGGTTCAACGGGCTCCTCACGCATTTCCCCGGCGTCGACACCGCACCGCACGGGCTGCGCGCGGTCATCCTCGTGCGGGCCGAACTGATCCGCGACACCTGCGGATTCGCGGTGCCCCACCTCTCGTACGACGAGGACCGGACGCTGCACGCCGACCGCTTCCGGCGTGAGGACGACGAGAGCCTCAGCGCGTACTTCGAGAAGAAGCAGGACATCGCCACCAGCATCGACGGGCTGCCGGGCCTCCCGCTGCCGCTGCCGCCGATGACCCCGCGGCCGGAGGCACCGGAGCCGGCGCCGCCCGCGCGGTGA
- a CDS encoding L,D-transpeptidase → MRGSLVTCGVLLALVGSVAARPADGPPLPVLLADTGGGSQLITAEAPDAGSTTGTVTWWERRRGRWAAAGSAPARFGAKGLAEGRTREQGTGTTPSGLYRLPYAFGTAPPVPGTAYPYRRVGELSWWCQDNAARAYNRWVEPLPADCRAGEAEHLVTYRAQYARALVIGFNYDRPVRGRGAGIFLHVNGRGATAGCVSVPAAAMDRILAWADPARRPHIAIGTSSGPTAITRY, encoded by the coding sequence ATGCGCGGATCTCTGGTGACCTGTGGGGTACTGCTCGCCCTGGTGGGCTCGGTCGCGGCCCGGCCGGCGGACGGCCCGCCCCTGCCGGTACTGCTGGCCGACACCGGCGGCGGCAGCCAGCTGATCACGGCGGAGGCTCCGGACGCGGGATCCACCACCGGCACGGTGACCTGGTGGGAGCGGCGACGGGGCCGGTGGGCGGCGGCCGGATCCGCGCCCGCCCGGTTCGGCGCGAAGGGTCTGGCGGAGGGCCGGACGCGCGAGCAGGGCACCGGCACCACGCCCAGTGGCCTGTACCGCCTCCCGTACGCCTTCGGGACCGCGCCACCGGTACCCGGGACGGCGTACCCCTACCGCCGTGTGGGCGAGCTTTCCTGGTGGTGCCAGGACAACGCGGCACGGGCCTACAACCGCTGGGTGGAGCCGCTGCCGGCGGACTGCCGGGCCGGCGAGGCCGAGCATCTGGTCACCTACCGGGCCCAGTACGCCCGCGCGCTGGTCATCGGCTTCAACTACGACCGGCCGGTACGGGGCCGGGGCGCCGGGATCTTCCTCCATGTGAACGGGCGCGGGGCGACGGCGGGCTGCGTCTCCGTACCCGCCGCCGCGATGGACCGGATCCTGGCCTGGGCGGACCCGGCCCGCCGGCCGCACATCGCGATCGGGACCTCCTCGGGCCCGACCGCGATCACCCGGTACTGA
- a CDS encoding arginine repressor, whose protein sequence is MTEAQESEHGGPSVPQTRTARHRRIVDILNRQPVRSQSQLARLLADDGLSVTQATLSRDLDELGAVKIRNTGGELIYAVPSEGGFRTPQAPLGGSAKEERMRRLSAELLISAEASANLVVLRTPPGAAQFLASAIDQAELQDILGTIAGDDTLMLISRDPNGGQALADHLLRLAQNDR, encoded by the coding sequence ATGACCGAGGCGCAGGAATCCGAGCACGGCGGGCCCTCCGTGCCGCAGACCCGCACCGCCCGCCACCGCCGGATCGTGGACATCCTGAACCGGCAGCCGGTGCGCTCCCAGAGCCAGCTGGCCAGACTGCTGGCCGACGACGGGCTGAGCGTCACTCAGGCGACGCTCTCCCGGGACCTCGACGAGCTGGGCGCGGTCAAGATCCGCAACACCGGCGGCGAACTGATCTACGCGGTGCCGAGCGAGGGCGGATTCCGTACCCCGCAGGCGCCGCTGGGCGGCTCGGCCAAGGAGGAGCGGATGCGCAGGCTCTCCGCCGAACTCCTCATCTCGGCGGAGGCCTCGGCCAACCTCGTGGTGCTGCGCACACCGCCGGGCGCGGCCCAGTTCCTCGCCTCGGCCATCGACCAGGCCGAACTGCAGGACATCCTCGGGACCATCGCGGGTGATGACACCCTGATGCTGATCAGCCGTGACCCGAACGGCGGCCAGGCGCTCGCGGACCATCTGCTGCGGCTGGCCCAGAACGACCGCTGA
- a CDS encoding acetylornithine transaminase: protein MTNAGLSKRWQGALMDNYGTPQLSLARGSGARLWDADGAEYLDFVGGIAVNALGHAHPAVVEAVSAQVAALGHVSNLFIAEPPVALAERLLQLFGRTGRVYFANSGAEANEAAFKIGRLTGRTHMVATDGGFHGRTMGALALTGQPGKRDAFLPLPGEVTHVPYGDVAALRAAVTTDTALLIIEPVQGENGVVVPPKGYLEAAREITRATGTLLVLDEVQTGIGRCGHWFEHQAHQGVEPDVVTLAKGLGGGLPIGATVAFGPAADLLTPGRHGTTFGGNPIACAAGLAVLDTLAADGALDNVKRLGERIREEVEGLGHPLVSHVRGSGLLLGIVLTGPLAPQVQQAAQGAGLLVNAPAPDVVRLMPPLIIGDEEVDAFLRILPGALDAAYGDGRSGE from the coding sequence ATGACCAACGCCGGGCTCTCGAAGCGGTGGCAGGGCGCGCTCATGGACAACTACGGCACCCCCCAGCTGTCCCTGGCGCGCGGCTCCGGCGCCCGCCTCTGGGACGCGGACGGCGCCGAGTACCTCGACTTCGTCGGCGGCATCGCGGTGAACGCGCTGGGCCACGCCCACCCCGCGGTGGTCGAGGCCGTCTCCGCCCAGGTCGCCGCACTCGGGCACGTCTCCAACCTCTTCATCGCGGAACCGCCCGTCGCCCTCGCCGAGCGGCTGCTCCAGCTGTTCGGCCGGACCGGACGGGTGTACTTCGCCAACTCCGGCGCCGAGGCCAACGAGGCCGCCTTCAAGATCGGCCGGCTCACCGGACGTACCCATATGGTCGCCACCGACGGCGGCTTCCACGGCCGGACGATGGGCGCGCTCGCCCTCACCGGCCAGCCCGGGAAGCGTGACGCCTTCCTGCCGCTGCCCGGCGAGGTCACCCATGTGCCGTACGGGGACGTGGCGGCCCTGAGGGCGGCGGTGACCACCGACACCGCGCTGCTGATCATCGAGCCCGTCCAGGGCGAGAACGGCGTGGTCGTGCCCCCCAAGGGCTATCTGGAGGCCGCCCGCGAGATCACCCGGGCCACCGGCACCCTGCTCGTCCTGGACGAGGTGCAGACCGGTATCGGCCGGTGCGGCCACTGGTTCGAGCACCAGGCCCACCAGGGTGTCGAGCCCGATGTGGTCACCCTGGCCAAGGGGCTCGGCGGCGGACTGCCGATCGGCGCCACCGTCGCGTTCGGCCCGGCCGCCGACCTGCTGACGCCGGGCCGCCACGGCACGACCTTCGGCGGCAACCCGATCGCCTGCGCCGCCGGACTCGCCGTCCTGGACACCCTCGCCGCCGACGGCGCCCTGGACAACGTCAAGCGGCTCGGCGAGCGGATCCGCGAAGAGGTCGAGGGACTGGGACACCCCCTGGTCTCCCATGTCCGCGGCTCCGGACTGCTGCTGGGTATCGTGCTCACCGGACCCCTCGCACCGCAGGTGCAGCAGGCGGCCCAGGGAGCCGGACTCCTGGTGAACGCGCCCGCCCCCGATGTCGTACGGCTCATGCCGCCGCTGATCATCGGTGACGAAGAGGTGGACGCGTTCCTGCGGATTCTGCCGGGCGCTCTCGACGCGGCATACGGGGACGGACGATCCGGAGAATGA
- the argB gene encoding acetylglutamate kinase: MSTARKHTALPKAQILIEALPWLTRHNGRTVVIKFGGNAMVDEELKAAFAQDVVFLRQAGLKPVVVHGGGPQISAQLDKQGLVSEFRAGLRVTTPEAMDVVRMVLAGQVQRELVGLLNQHGPLAVGMTGEDARTITATQHRPTIDGELVDIGRVGEITAIDTGAIQALLDDGRIPVVSSIARSADDNHVYNVNADTAAAALAAALNAETLMVLTDVEGLYEDWPHSDDVISRLTASELEKLLPDLSSGMVPKMQGCLHAVRNGVETARVIDGRVQHSILLEIFTDEGIGTMVVPDAPHATQGEA; this comes from the coding sequence ATGAGTACGGCCCGCAAGCACACCGCGCTCCCCAAGGCACAGATCCTCATCGAGGCGCTGCCCTGGCTGACCCGGCACAACGGCAGGACCGTCGTCATCAAGTTCGGCGGCAACGCCATGGTCGACGAGGAGCTGAAGGCCGCCTTCGCCCAGGACGTCGTCTTCCTGCGGCAGGCCGGCCTCAAGCCCGTCGTCGTGCACGGCGGCGGCCCGCAGATCAGTGCCCAGCTGGACAAGCAGGGCCTGGTCAGCGAGTTCAGGGCCGGGCTGCGCGTCACCACGCCCGAGGCGATGGACGTCGTACGGATGGTGCTGGCCGGACAGGTCCAGCGCGAGCTCGTCGGGCTGCTCAACCAGCACGGCCCGCTGGCCGTCGGAATGACCGGCGAGGACGCCCGCACCATCACCGCCACCCAGCACCGGCCCACCATCGACGGCGAACTCGTCGACATCGGCCGGGTCGGTGAGATCACCGCCATCGACACCGGGGCCATCCAGGCGCTGCTGGACGACGGCCGCATCCCGGTCGTCTCCTCCATCGCCCGCTCCGCCGACGACAACCACGTCTACAACGTCAACGCCGACACCGCGGCCGCCGCACTCGCCGCCGCGCTGAACGCCGAGACCCTCATGGTCCTCACCGATGTCGAGGGCCTCTACGAGGACTGGCCGCACAGCGACGATGTGATCAGCCGTCTCACCGCCTCGGAGCTGGAGAAACTCCTGCCCGACCTCTCCAGCGGCATGGTCCCGAAGATGCAGGGCTGCCTGCACGCGGTACGCAACGGGGTCGAGACCGCCCGGGTCATCGACGGCCGGGTCCAGCACTCGATCCTGCTGGAGATCTTCACCGACGAGGGAATCGGCACGATGGTCGTGCCCGACGCACCGCACGCGACACAGGGGGAAGCATGA